DNA from Numida meleagris isolate 19003 breed g44 Domestic line chromosome 9, NumMel1.0, whole genome shotgun sequence:
TAATTAAGAACCTCAGAGTCTGAGATGACATACGTTTGTCATGGAGTTGACATACGGTGCTAATGCACATAACTCTGAGGTGTGGGAGAGACATTCAGTTACTGGAAAACCGGCAGCAAGTTATTAACTGGTGTTACTGTCAGTACTGATTAAAAGGGATAATCTCTGTAATGGCATTATAAAATAGTTTTACATTAGTCATGGCATTTTCTTGTTAAAGCTGGAAAGTGTCATCTGTAGGGAAATCCAGgaattactgttattttgtctttgggttttgttgttgttgttgttgttgaaacAAGGCAGTACTTAGCGGCTGGATAAAAATGTTCACAGAGCTGATTTGGTCCTTTAATTGCAACAACGACttttgaaatgtatatttttaaaatgtgtattggGGATTACATAAGACAAATCttttaatagaaacattttcaggTAATGCTTTactcctgcctgctgtgcttTCTTATCATTAAGCTCTTATACTTGAGTTGAATCAGAGAGAGTAAGGCAGATTTTATTGTAATACACGTTGCGGAATAACTGaataatttcaatttcttctgcACCGGCCAATCCTCCAGCCAGGTCCTATGGGGACTGTGGTGCAGTCCAGAGACCAATTACATGTAAAAACAATGACTGTGGTTTAGAAATAGTTAATAGGATTGACAAGaccttttttcctgtttaaagtAGTCTGAATCCTGAACTGTAGTGAAATAGCTGAAAAACACAAGGAAGcatggaaagtatttttaatgtattctttCAACAGGTTCAGGACTTCACCTGTGTTGTGAAGTGTTGTAAAGCTATTCtcctactgtaaaaaaaaaaaaaaaagcaaacaacaaaacgAAAGAAAACGAACACAGAAAGCACAACCCCCCTCAAACATATATAAAGGGAATGTAATGATAGCTAGATGGCTTGGGCTCATGGTGTTCCATCAGCACCTAGCCGCAGTGAGGTGATATTGTAGAGGTGGTTTTCAGATCTTCATCAGCTGAAAGTTGCTAAAGGCAgaatatgtacacacacacacacacacacacatacatgaaCTGCTTTTAAGGATATTTTCTCTGTAAGTCTACTTGAGTTCTTGCTGATgttcaaatgtttgttttcaacaCAAAACATGTAAACCcatagcttttccttttgaCATGTGATTTGTTTCCATCCCTTTTCATTGTTCTTATCCAATGCTCATCACTTCAGTCTGGAATTGTTTTTTGTTCACTTGCTTGGGTAAACtcactgtttcttctttcttgtgttcTTTTCCATGTTCTTGGTGCAGGCCCCCCAGGTCCCCCAGGTAAGACATTTTGACAACTGCAGTAATGGATTTGGGTGACTGAAACAGTTGTCGATATAAATGTTGAAATATAGAAATGTATCTTTATAGAATAGTCTTCCTTTGCTAATTAGAATGAAGGAGAATAGAGCGACTACTTGCCTTTATCACTTTCATACTTAGGTCAACCTGTGCCCCACTGGGGGCAGAAGGGAGGTTCTGCTTTTGTGCTGGAGGTGAGACAATAGTTTAATGTTTGCCAAAACATATTTGTTCAAAGCTAGATGATGTTAAGAATTTTCAAGTAGCATTTAGGCTAAGAGCATTATAAAAGAGtagctgaatattttaatttgatgcTATAAACAGCTCTTAGAAATGTTGGTTATTGATTTCTGATGTTATGGCAAATGGTGACATTTCTGTTGTGCTGTTTGGCTTCTTCAGGGCCACCTGGGCTCGAGGGACCTCCTGGCTACAATGGCTCAGATGGAGCCCCGGGTGTTCCAGGCCAAAAGGGAGAACCAGGACTAaatggaaaaaggggaaaaataggTATTTCtttgttggggaaaaaaaatcctttcttgaTTGTTACATTCAGATGCAGTTATTTTAGACCTTTGTTACAGGGAGAAGGGATTCACTGTCCTCGAAGAATTTGCACATTGCAGAATTCTGTAACGTTCATTTCATTCTGTCTTGTGTTAAGTTTTTGTAGATCACTTCAGATGCATTCTAGAGAGAGAAAGATCATATAAATATACTATCAAATATTGCAAAGAAAGGCTATCGAATGAAATTAATTGCATCTCAGTATTCTGAACTTGCTTGTAAATAATGTCATTATAAGAATATTTCCATTCCTTCAACCTGCCAACATAAGGAACCTTTGACTTCAGAgggctttaaaaacaaagactgaTTTTGGGACAATTGTCTGGTTGTTTGAGACAGTCCATGGCCTGTTGCTTTAGTattcatcaacatttttttttttaatgggaaatgaaagtgaaaacCTGTTTTCCGAGTCAGAGGGCAATTGTGCCGAAGTCAAGTTTCAGATCTCATCCCAAAACTGTAACTCTGTTTCTGGTTTCACAATTTCGATGTTAGTAAAACTGTAAGTGGAAGGACAagcattttctcctcctctccttacGTACAGATGTAATGTGAACCCTAAGCCTGCAAGAACGCTTCCATTTCTGGTTGTGTGGCTGCTCGCTTCTCTCTTGTACAGCATCAAATAGTGACACAATGTTTTTTGACACAAAGTGGAGCGTTTTGGTGTCAGTTGAACAACCACACCATTGTGTTCCTTGTTGCAAAATGCTCTGACCGAGATTACACAGGACAAGTGAACATCTTGTTGAAAATGTTACTCTGCTGAATGATCAAGCACAGGAGGTGTACGGAGTGATCGTGCTTGCAACAAGGGCATGTGGGAATGCTACTGGGTAGCTACTTTAATGTTCtgcagggggaagggaaaatGTTGAAAGTGCAATATGTTGAGCCACCGAACAGCTAGGGtgaatgcattttgtatttcaacAGAATGTATTGATCTTAGGAATGGTGTGCTTAACACCGGGTAGGTGTTTTTTGTACtgaaatctttttatttctaggTGTGCCAGGACCAAAAGGTGACCAAGGACAGAAAGGAGAACCTGGAGAAATAGGTTTACCTGGCAAGGATGGTATGCCTGGTGGAAAAGGTGCAAGAggagcaaagggagaaaagggggATGCAAACAATGATGTGATATTGGAAGGTAGGAAGAAGTGCACTCTCTTGCAACAGTGTACATGGTAGAAAAATATACTCTCTGCTTCTGTAGCATGAATGTGGTCCACAAGAGTTGGACCAACCAACACAGCCACATTTTCCACAGTGAAGTTTCTGGGCATTGCTACAGTTCAGATATTAGTATCTCTCAGTAATAGTCTGGAGGGTATGAGCAGCTCCAAATGCAAAAAGGACTGCCCAGGGGTTGTGTCCCCTTTATAATGCAGTTCCTCACAAAACTTATGTGGGCCTTGGGTTGAGGTGTACATGAATTCCACCCTTTGCAGTATGCTTCCAGATGGCTGATCGCCTTCTGCTCTCTTATACAGAGTAGTTTTACTTATGTGTTAGAAAACGAGAGCGGATTTCCACTCAGGAATACATGAGGGAAGCATCACGGCAACTGAATATGTAAGCTGCTGGAACTATAGTGCTGGAGCCTTTTAAACTGaagtcttagaaaaaaataatataaatggCAATTGTGCTTTATATCTTTCTAATATGCCTATAATCCAGACAGATTAAATTGCATTAATATCCTGGAACCTATAAAGCTCTGGATGGTTCACCTTCCAGGAGCTGGACTCTacgatccttatgggtcccttccaacttgggatattctgtgattctatgattcaaagaaAGAGCACTCTAGAGAGTTTAATGAGCCATACTTTTTTCTGTACCCAAAAACCTCTTCAGAGGACAGAGGCTATTTTATACATCTCTAATAGGTCCATCACATGGACTCGCAGTTTGCTGCGAGTTGCATGCTTGCCTGCAGGGCCTGTGACATCGCACTTTGCTTTGTACACAGGTGCAAAAGGTGAACCTGGACCACCAGGCCCCCCTGGGCCACCTGGACCCCCAGGGCCTCCAGGAAAACGTAAAGGTAAAGCACAGCTTCAGGACAACTTGTACAGCAACAAATGCACAGGTTAGTTCTTTCcattgttctttttaatattatgaACATGTTCAAGATTAAGCCCATTGTTCTAAGTGTCATGAAACAGTGATTGGCTGCAAATTTCACAGCAGATACTGTTATAACCAAGATATGAACACCCAAACTGCCAGTTCATAGGCtgtctgctgaaatgcagcagctgcactgcctCTCTCCTCTCCATCTCCCCTCCCATatagggaaggagggaaaaggtACACACTGATGTTTGGAAATCTTCCTCATTGTGTTGTAAAACTCAGCAGCTTTATTTTATAAGTATTTGAAGTATCAAGTCACTGAAGTTTAGACCATTTTGACCAGAAATGTTACCTCAGAGCCTTTCTTATTAGTCACTGAATCAGTATGAGGTGAGACAAGCTGGTTGCTTGGACGCTCTGCAACATGGGTTCTACGAACACTGTTGTATTGTGATAACTGGAAAATGCTGGCGTGAGCCATCAGCTGATaatggaaagcaaagagaagcagtTGTTAGAACAGCATTTGTATTTCTAGCTTGAGAACAGAAGCAAACTTTGGGTTTTGGATCTACATACTGGATCTGGCCCTACTGTCCTTGTCCTTTACCCCAGAAGGTATTACATTTGATGCCAGAGAGATAGATCTTTCAGTGACTGTGGCTCTCTTTACAGCCTTGGGATGAAATTTCCGCCTCACTGAAAAGGTCGGAGTGATTCAATAAAAGAACAGCGAAGAATGTCCCAGTTactaattttccttctttcacatttttcagaaaagaagggagTTGTCTGTGACAGTGTTGGTTAAGTGGGTTTTCTTTGGTAGCTGGGAACGTATGAACTAGAACAAACAATGCAAACATGAAGTATGCAGAGTGATTCATAAGTCTCACCATTAACAGGGTGGTATTCATTTGATGTTGCAATAATAAGTTGAGCAGGGGGAGCTCGCTTCTTCTGCAGTGGTTTTTCAGTGATAATGGATTCAAAATACtgttctcccttctttcttctgcccATTTGACACTAGCAGCCCTTCACCTTGCAGGAGGCACACTGCATTAAGGATGTCTAGCACCTGAATTGTTCACTGCAAGGAGATAACTAGTGAGTAGCTGTTAGAAATGTCCATTTCAGCTTGTAGGAGTTTTGAGTGAGCTAGGACTGGTATGAATGTTAAggtcatctttttcctttttagccATCATTCTGCACAGTTTGGTAAGATGAAATCTTTTTTACTATGAATGCTATTAACCAGTGAATATTTAATACTGGCTGGAACATACATCAGTTATTTCTGTCCCTTATCCTTAACATAGAATGTAATTGTAGTAACGTGTGAATTTCAGTCAGGAGATGCTGGGTATTGAGGCATCAGAATGGAGCCCAAAGAGCCTCCTTGCAATGGAAAGTTGTTGGCTGAGCAGAAATGTGAAGCtatttgaaattcagaaatgtgtGAGGTGCTGTGCCAGATGCAATTAGAGCATTTACTCAGGAAGCCTCTTTTCAGTTCTTGGTACGGTCTGAAGTTCTTTGGAGGGATAAACTTTATCTGATGGATTTGAAATCCCAGTGTGCAGATGGGAGTTATTTGAATATAACTTTGCACGAAAGAGGTGCTCCTCAGTGAGCATTTAAACGTTATAAGTGGTAGATTGTGTGACtgtaatgcaaaaataaatcatcttttGTTACATAATAATCGTATCCCTTTGAAGAAAGAGAATATGTATCCTGATTTACAGCTGTAATTAACTTATTGCATAAGAATGTAAGAATGATTTCTATGAGTCACATTTTACCtgtttcaaaatttaatttccttaagagaacaaaataattagTTGCAAGCTCAGGTGCTTTGCTCCCAGTGATGCTGTTAGCTAATTCTAACACAAGCAGCATATCCCTCACTCTGCCCTTCACATCCTCCCCCAGGCTGACCACATCCATACTTCTAATGTCCTGTGAACTCCATTAACTCCCACCCAGAATATTTTAGCGTTAGAACCAGTATGAcacttaccttttttttttttttttttggtggaaagaaagcaatggaaatttcaCATAGCGGTCTCTGGTGGAAAACTGTCTTTCTGATCttaattgctttctgtttcatgCAGCTGAAAGTTCCCAGAGAGCACCGCAAATGTTCTCAAATCCAAACAGTGCATTCATCTTCACAAGAAACATTGACCTGGTCCTTGACTATTCCATAGTGTTAGATAAACCACTGTGTGAGGAACTGCTCATGCAGTaattttatcagttttcttGGGCTGACTAAGAAATGAGCATATCACAGCTTGTAATTGGTGTGGGGTGGATTCCTTTCTTGAGATATTTGGAGAAGACTTTGAGATCAAAACCTGGAGAGGGTCCTTGGGGGGGACTGCTGGATTCCAGCTAAGGGCACACATCTTCCCACAGCTGGATTGACTGTGCCTTTTTTAGGAGATAAGCTGTGATCAATTACAGCTTTAACATTATATCAGTAAGTGTTCTAGATAAATGGATGGGAGAAATAGGTGTTGTTTTGGGTCTACCTGGgagtattttctctctgtatgaACAGAGAGAGGTTATAACCTTAAGGAGGAAACAATGCAGTGcaatctgctttctttcctcagtgTCATACTGCCCTTTCAGCTTTACTTTATGGttactttgtatttttgctaCCTTGCTCATTTCAACATCATCACAGTCCTGCAAAGCGCAGGAATCGATTGGAAAGCAGCAGCGAAAATGTGTGAAATGTGCAAGGAGATGAATGTTAAGAATGGGATTAGAAAACAAGGGTGCAATGAAATCAGGATGTCTTCAGCACAGAACTGAGCACTGTTTGTTCTCCGTGGTGATGTATTATAAACAAATTGAAAAGTGTTGCATTGTTTTTAAGGCAGAAGATGTATCTGCGTTTACAGAAAAAGTTCCCTAGATAACCTCATTAAGGCATCATTTAAATGGTAAATGCTGGAGAAAACCCAAGCAGTTAACCTTCAGATCGTTGAGGAGTGGGGGAAAATGTTTGCAgttatttatttgcttctttgGTGAGGCATTTCTCTATGTGGAAAGAATATGGTGTATAACTTCCCTTAGCCTTTCACGTTGCTTCTTTGATGGCATGGATGGCTGACCTGCACTCTTATGCACGAGTGCTCTGTGTGTGCGTTATGCACAGCGTTACTGTTCTGGGGATCCGTGGCAAGCGCAGAACTTCCACGGTTGCCTACGGAGTAcagtccctgtgctgctgtatCTGGACGGGGACATGAAGCCCTTGAGTTTGGCCCTTGCTCACTGCCAAGGAAGCGGTTTTTGGTATTACTGATAAATCAGCCAGCTGGCAGCTGCTTCCGTGATCTGCTGTTATCTgagcagagggacagcactGCCTACGAAAGCACCTACTCCAGAATTCTCAGATAGAGGATTAAATCTGCTGAGCAAAACCAGTCTCTCCTGAAATCTGTCTGTCAGCCTGACAACTTCAAGGGGACGATCCCACCCAAACACGTCATTTGTTCAGTTATGTAGGTATCACTGATGGCCAGAACCATGTAAGCATTTTTCCAGGTGAAATAAAATCCCAGTCGTTGTTCCTTTAGTTTAGTGGAGTCACTGACTGTGCATCTGTCATGTTGAATGTAGAAAAATGTCACAATTGACCCTTTCTCTCTCAAATCCAGGTGAGACATGTGCTGTACCCAATGATGACACCCTGGCTGGAAAAGCTGAAGACAGAACCTCCGATCATTCCAAAAAACCTGGTAACCTGCTAGAGTGTGGGGCTGAATGCAGCTTACTGGTTTGCAGTCACACAGATAACGGACGCGTGCTTTTTCTCTGCTAGAATGTGTCATAACATCCGTAGGAAGTCCTGTTCACTTTGTCAGCGTACAGCAAACCTTTGGAACTTGGATGCGGGAGCCTGCCAATGTGAGCGATGAAAGGATTTGGCTTACCATGCACTTCTCAGGTATGGCACTGCTAGCTGGTATCAAAAGGCAGGCTTATGTTAACATTCAGAATCCCTTCAACCCactaatatttcaaataaagcaTGATGGTTTTACCCACATCtttttgagaatattttccGTATTACTGTATAATACTTACTTATGCATGCAATAGACACTTCTAGCATTTTCTGACGTTTTCAAGTCCAGTGTTGACTCTGAATAgcttgaggattttttttaatgcccaTTGTCCATGTCTTTGTATTCTTGTCTTTTACCAGCTTCCTATGGTTTTAATTTAATCCCCTAAATTGTAGCTAGGACTTTTGCTTTGCCATTAAGGAAGACATGAAAATGAATCAGATGCTGCATGAGCTACATCATTGAAAGATCATTTCCAGGACAAGAGTAGAGAAGAGGAATATTGTCACAATTCAGCAAGTGTGTTCAAAATTCTGCCTGATTACACAGTGGGAATCTGCTCCTTGAACACATCTGTGTGTCCTTGGTTATGCCTCTGGATTATTATATCATGTTCCAGCATATTAAATCACTGTTGAAAACATAAATACGATTATTGTCTGTCACAAACTTGATTCTGATTGAATTTTAATAGAGATTGAATTTTAGGGTAGAGATTTCAGAAATGAGATAAATCAAATgatagtcttttttttaattattattctccCATTTAGGAAACTCTATAAAAGAATATGAGAACTCCAACGCCTTGCTGAATGACAGCTACAGGATCATTAACATCACAGGGTTCTTTTATGGTTGCGGTCACGCAGTACAAAACAATCATCTGTACTACCAAAAGGGAGGAACCAATGTCATTCTGAAGTAAGTCAAATACAATTACCTTAAGGCTAACAATGTGTGAGATGGCAATggatttttctgctggaaatctTTGGGTCCAGTGGGTTCCTATTATACAACACATtgctctgggttttttttgcacttgGATTCTTTGCTGTGTTCATAATTggcagaaagaaatgggaacTGAATAAGGAATATGAGGGTCAGAAAAAAGAAtatgattaaagaaaataagctgtGTGAGTGTACCTGCATCAGGGTAGCAACTGGTTCAGCTGCGGTCTGGGGGACACAGATGAGGGGTTATGCAACTGAAGCCCACTTATGGAACATGTTGACTTTCCAGAGCTTATTACTGGCTTGATGCACACGCCTTGCTCTCAGATAGCACTGTTCTTTGCTGGTAAGGGTTGAGTTAATGCTGCTTGTGCACAGGAGTGCACCAAGGCACCTGCTGAGGACACAGCGACCTGTGATTGTGCATTCTGTTGTGGAGGAACCGctccactgtttggtttcctcATAACAAATTTCTGTAACTCTCCCGGTGCATCTCCCTGAATTTGAACTGGAAATTACATCCTTATTTCTTCAGTCTCTACTGATGACAGACAAtacaaatcaaaaccaaaaactcATCTTGTGGGAAGAGCCAAAAAAATTCAGTCCAAGGGCAAGTGAAAGATTGCATCTTCTTTCAAGCTCCGTTACATGACTCTGATGTCTGAGCCAAGAACATTACTGTACTTTGATGTCTCCACCCAAGCAGGTGCAAGTGCCTTCTTCCTATATTCATTTAGATGCCAAGGAATGTAAGCAAGCTGCTTGGATTCTATAACATTTATTCTGCCAAAGACAAACTCACTTTCTGGCAACCTCTTTTAAATAACTGTagggatttttgtttgtacatttttaatgacCACCTCCGTCTAAACAATACATAGCGATAGGACAGAAGTTCCTCACCTTTGCTTGGGCACCCTTCATTTGGAACTGCCTTTGTATACAGATGAACACAAGCTATCCACAGAACCTTCGGAACTTCTCTAAGAAGTTGCTAAAAGTTAGCCTTTCTGTTCAGTTATTCACtcaaagattatttattttcagcatagAAAGGATTAGGCAGTGTGAAATTTGTTACAGCAAAATCCATGATTTGGGGCTGCAAAAAAAGCTTCTGGGAGCTTTTGTGTTGATGTAATGCAAAGAACTGGTGAGAACCTGGCTAGATGGTTTTGCAAACACTAAAAAAGTATCTAAAAGGAGTTTCTTGTCACATTTAGAAGCTGACAAAATTAGGTTTCTCTGATACCCTTTGGTAAGTTTTGTGTGATGGCCAGATCCCTTATATAAGGAATGCTTTCTCCCTGCCACTTCTGTCTTGTAATGTTTTCCcacttttattcattttggtTGACTTACTAATCTCCATTGATCACAATACTGCTTGTAGCTTGATGTGGCTGATGAAACACTGACCTGTGTCTCATCTTTTACCTCAAGGTGGCAGAAGATTAAGGACTTTATTGAGCCATTTGGAGTTGTAGGCTAGACAGCCCCCATGGAGTGACAGGAAGGGAACCTCAGGGATGAAACCTCACTATTCTGCTTCAGAATTTTCacataaaagaggaaaaatgaggtTTTCAATGTTGCTGATCTTACACATCTCTAATGAATCTTGAGATGCTTTTTGTCTTGTTGACTCTTATAGAAAAACCTCCTGAAGCAAACTGGCATTTCTATGGGACTGTTCCTGCTAAGGGCTGTCCCTCTAGCCCTTGCATTAGGTTATTTACAAATATGAAGTGAGTAATAGGTTTAACTGGGTCGACACATTTCCAGAAATCAACTCCAGCCCTAAGAGCATGTTTTAATGCAAACGTATGGTGCTGGAAtatggagctgctgcagagttGAGTTTTAGAAAAGCTGAAGCAAATCACCCGACTACTTGTTTTTGAGTTTTATTTGGATCGTTTTCCTGCATAACCTATCAGTGGTAAGTCTGTCCTTTCAGAAAATTCTTGGATAGTAGATTCctgaactgaaaaatgcttcttctCTATTTGAGGAAATAAGCTATAGTTACATAAATGTTAGACAGTGAAATGTGCTTCATTACAGAACGTATTAGTTAAAAGGATAAAAGCATACTCTGCGCTTATTAGAGCACTACACTATTCAGTGATGGAACACTAACAGCAAATATGCTTTGATAGTAGCTGATTACCTAATTGAACTAGTAGAAGAACTCAATTTTAAGGTGCTAAATGTCACTGTCTTCGGATTATCACTGTATTAAggaatttcaaggaaaaaaacaatttcatacATCAGAGATGAGACATTCAGGCTGTCCTTTTTGGAGGCCAGCACGAGGTCAGAATTTTGGCTCTGTAAAAGtagcatttttattcctttgatATTCGTTTGAGCAAATCACTGCATTATCTGAACTATTTTCAAAAGACAAGCTCCAAGACTAGGTGAACCTGCCCAGAATTCATTCCAGTTTCATCAGTCACACTTTCTCCCTTTAGCATCTGCCTCGGAGAAAGCAAATTTCTGTAGATCTCTGTTCACAAGTTTGAGGCTTCACCCGGTATCTATCTCTTTTTCACAcctgttctttcttttagttGGCTTCTTTCATCCTAGTGATATTAAGATTCATAGACTAAATAAAACGAAACTTCCCAAAGTGAACTCATGCTATTGTGTGCCTTAAATTGGTTATTACCATGAAGCTTCCTCCTAGTGT
Protein-coding regions in this window:
- the GLDN gene encoding gliomedin isoform X3 encodes the protein MVRVMVDLCNSTKGICLTGPPGPPGPPGLEGPPGYNGSDGAPGVPGQKGEPGLNGKRGKIGVPGPKGDQGQKGEPGEIGLPGKDGMPGGKGARGAKGEKGDANNDVILEGAKGEPGPPGPPGPPGPPGPPGKRKGKAQLQDNLYSNKCTGETCAVPNDDTLAGKAEDRTSDHSKKPECVITSVGSPVHFVSVQQTFGTWMREPANVSDERIWLTMHFSGNSIKEYENSNALLNDSYRIINITGFFYGCGHAVQNNHLYYQKGGTNVILKLGLDKASLGTLLIENALYHGRNYLFSNSKTYFNVAVDEKGLWIIYASSTDETIIVAHIDEETFSVIRHINTTYPKSKAGNAFIACGIMYVTDTKDMTVSFAFDLLKEKQIDARFELRSSQSVLAMLSYSLRDKNLYTWENGSLMVYPVHFGG
- the GLDN gene encoding gliomedin isoform X2 → MKTQRSIEEISAILDNAKVRVMVDLCNSTKGICLTGPPGPPGPPGLEGPPGYNGSDGAPGVPGQKGEPGLNGKRGKIGVPGPKGDQGQKGEPGEIGLPGKDGMPGGKGARGAKGEKGDANNDVILEGAKGEPGPPGPPGPPGPPGPPGKRKGKAQLQDNLYSNKCTGETCAVPNDDTLAGKAEDRTSDHSKKPECVITSVGSPVHFVSVQQTFGTWMREPANVSDERIWLTMHFSGNSIKEYENSNALLNDSYRIINITGFFYGCGHAVQNNHLYYQKGGTNVILKLGLDKASLGTLLIENALYHGRNYLFSNSKTYFNVAVDEKGLWIIYASSTDETIIVAHIDEETFSVIRHINTTYPKSKAGNAFIACGIMYVTDTKDMTVSFAFDLLKEKQIDARFELRSSQSVLAMLSYSLRDKNLYTWENGSLMVYPVHFGG
- the GLDN gene encoding gliomedin isoform X4: MVDLCNSTKGICLTGPPGPPGPPGLEGPPGYNGSDGAPGVPGQKGEPGLNGKRGKIGVPGPKGDQGQKGEPGEIGLPGKDGMPGGKGARGAKGEKGDANNDVILEGAKGEPGPPGPPGPPGPPGPPGKRKGKAQLQDNLYSNKCTGETCAVPNDDTLAGKAEDRTSDHSKKPECVITSVGSPVHFVSVQQTFGTWMREPANVSDERIWLTMHFSGNSIKEYENSNALLNDSYRIINITGFFYGCGHAVQNNHLYYQKGGTNVILKLGLDKASLGTLLIENALYHGRNYLFSNSKTYFNVAVDEKGLWIIYASSTDETIIVAHIDEETFSVIRHINTTYPKSKAGNAFIACGIMYVTDTKDMTVSFAFDLLKEKQIDARFELRSSQSVLAMLSYSLRDKNLYTWENGSLMVYPVHFGG